TAATTCCCACTAGTTATAAGCTGTCAAAATGCTTCCCTTTGTTTCTATTGTCATTTAAAAAGGTTCATATGAATTGCAGGGGTGAGATTTCCGGGGTTGACTCATCCGGGAATAATTGGAACGGCACCATCAATGGAACTTCTGAATATATGGAATGAAAGAGAAAGAGAAGTAGAAGAAAATGGCGACAAGTCCCTAAAACTATGTGAAGTTTTGCATTCACGACCATTGGCAAACCTTCCTTCAACCAAAGGCTGCCATTTGGGGAAGGTAGTTTACATCAGTTTGCTTGATCAGTAGCTTAATGTCTTGCAGGCTGCCTTCGTGTTTGAGATTCAACTGCAATTAGTAGGCCATGATATGCTTACTTAGATGCAATTTTCAACCAGAGAGTGATAATATCATAATGTACTGTAATGATGACAATGTGTAGATAAAAAAGGGGACTGCTGAATGGGAAAAGATTGCTAAGGAGGCTGCGAGGACTATTCCAGGAAGAGAAAATGGTGGAAATTGTGACATAAAAAACCTTAGTAGAGGTTCTAAAATATATCTTCCCGTGTTTGTTGAAGGAGCTAACCTTAGCACTGGTGACATGCATTTCTCTCAAGGTGATGGTGAAGTCTCATTCTGTGGAGCAATTGAGATGAGTGGTTTTCTTGAGCTTAAGTGAGTTTCAATTTTCATCGCACCGGAAATTTAGTAATTCGCAGAGTTGTTGCATAAATTTAATTGCTTTCATAACTGGTACCTGGTTTAATAGGTGTGAAATTATAAGAGGTGGAATGAAAGAGTACCTTACTCCAATGGGGCCAACCCCTCTTCATGTAAATCCGATCTTTGAGATCGGACCAGTGGAACCGAGATTCTCGGAATGGTTGGTTTTTGAGGGAATAAGCGTGGATGAGAGTGGAAGGCAACATTTCCTTGATGCAAGTGTTGCATATAAACGTGCAGTGCTCAATGCTATCGACTACCTCTCCAAGTTCGGGTACTCGAAAGAACAGGTATTTATGTTCCCTCAATTTTGAATAATAAAGAAATATATCACCTATGGTTAAGCCATTACTGATCCGAACGGAACAACGGTGCTCTCATCAGGTTTACCTTCTGCTATCCTGCTGCCCTTGTGAAGGAAGGATCTCCGGAATTGTAGATGCACCAAATGCTGTTGCAACTCTTGCAATTCCAACTGCCATCTTCGACCAGGTATCCTTCTCCGAAAAGATTAACTCATAGTATCATCATTCCATTCTTTTCTAGGCTCCGAAATCTCCACTTGCATGACAAAGTTTAAAATGATGGTCGTGTATCATTTGCAGGACATTCGTCCAAAAGCCGGAAAGGTGCCCATAGGGCCTCGGCTAGTGAGAAAACCAGATGTTTTAAGATGCAGTTATGATGGAAATCTTCCCACAACGAAGAACCCAGCTGCCTCAATGTAACTTAAGTCTACGGAGCTAAGACCAAGAAACTGCAGTATTCATTTCTATGCCTTGTGGGACTTTTATACACATGGAAACAACTATGGATGAACGACATTAATGTAAATAATAAACTCCAGCTTCTGGACAAGATCGAATCCCCGATAGGATGTTATATGTTTTAAGAACTTAAATAAGAACAGCTATAAAAGAGCCTTCAATCTATGCGCATATACATACACATTGAAATGCTAGTTATGTCTTGGTGAAGAGATGAATTTCTAAGAAACTATTTGATTTAGAAAACTAAGATCATTGAAACCAGTTAAACATGGAAGGATGCCATTGAATAACAAGACGCTCATCCTCAGAAGTGTATACTCGATTATATATTGACAGTGTTCAATGATGTTGGAGGATGCGCATTTGACATAAACACTGTCGAAACATTGTCATCGTAGTCTGATACTTTGGTTTCATACAATCCAAGTGACATGTTTTATGGAGTGGGTGACAACATTTTGATGGAAAGAATTTAGAATCAGAAAAACAAATAAAGATAAGTATAACCAAATAATATAAGTTAAGAAAACTACAACTCATTAAAGGCAATGATGGAAATCAATACACGGAAATACATCTTAGTATTACATAAATCATGTGAGGAAATATAAAAACATCTTTTCCCAAGGCTGTTATAAGAAGGGGCTTAGCAACTAAACAAATGCTTAGCTTCAGTTtattgttaattatttatttacaaaaattATCTTTTGTTTGTCTAGTTCACTATGGTTGGGTGTTAATCTAGGCAAAAGTGGTTTTGAGGTTTGGTTTTGTTGGTTGAAAGGCTAGGCAGAGGCTGAGAGGTAAACCCTAGTTGTTGACAAAAAAAAGTTGAACCAGTGTCCTGTGTTGCAGACAATGGCTTGGTTGGTTAGGGTTATTAATGTTGAAGCTTTGTTTGTGCATTGGCCCATATAGACTTGGTATCATCCTTAATGGTGGAGACAAATCTATGtaggtaaaaaaataaaatgcagacaacaaacaaagaaaaacaagatACTATTCCCACCTACATACATGAATATAGTCTCCTTTTGCGTGCTCTTTTAAGCTCAAAGTTCGACAAGATATATTAAAAAGAACACCTTGGCATTGTTCAAATGACTATGATGGCACAAGCTGAGTGCCATACATAATATTGAGGCAACTCAAATACATGAGAGTTTTACTAGCGTGAATCAAGGGAATAGGGATCCCAAGTTCACATACTCGAAAATGAATGGAACGGATTGTTGAATTACATTCTCAGTAGGGTATGCTCATATATATCTACTAGAATTCGTCAATggatggaaaaaaaaatttattcataaAAGGTGATctgaaaattaattatattaaaaataattgaataatatttTAAAGGAATTGAAAATATAAGTTAGGTCCTATTTCGTAAAGTTTTGAAAACATTCAATCAACCCGAATATTAATATTTTCAACAACTTAATTTTTTAAGCACGTTTGATAACTTACAATGAAAACTAATTTTCTACAAAAATATAACATCTCATACCTGACTCGATCGTCGAGTCAGAGTTATGAAATGTCACTTATCGAGTTAGAGTTATCAAATGTCACTTTCTTTGTCGGTGCAACTACAATCAATTACgtttcaaaattacaattagtacatattattaatattaaaacaTCACTACGATATGTTTACAAACATGTTCAAGTTTGATACAATCTTACGAAAGCTTTTTAGATGACTCAAGGTCGaataaggatcaaattgtaaaatttacaaACTATCGAGTTGGTGTTGCGAATTGGGGGTTCTAACTCACGATGTAATTCACTGACTTGTCCTCGTCGCGATGTTAAGAATCCGACGTCGCGACATGACCATCTATTTTCAAAATGTACAAATGGTACCAATTCATGACACTTGAAACAAATGTATAAATGTCTCAATTTAGCCTTTTCAAATGATATACCAAATCCATACATGCCAAAATATACCACAATCTTGATTCAAGTTAACATTAATTAACCAAACTTCCAAAATGACCACTTACGATACAAAACTGGCTCAAAACCTAAGTACATGTCAAAGGAACTATATAAACATTGATGAGTCGAGGATTGCAGATTGATTGGATGCTGAATAACATCTCGAGACTTTGAGATCCACCTATACCTGAGCATAAAGCAAACAAATCGTATGCTAAACGATAAAGCTTAGTGGTACTTTCATGATTCAAGTCATAAGATGAGTATAATCACAATAAGGGTTCAATCAATGTCTGCTAAGATTCATTTATGTCAATTTACATGATTACTATTCAAATGTCAATATCTTATATTAGCTCATTTAATAACCAAGTGAAACATTCAATACCATGTCCTATGCTAACATGTATACAAACAATCCTATTCAAGTTTCTAGCACATATGCATTTACCAATATGATACTCAATCCTCATTTTCAATAAATTCCACTTGATTATACTAGTATCACATTTCCATATCAAATCTACTAATTTGTTTAGTTTCCAAATTGGCCTTCTGGGCTCGTTTAAATTGATTCGCATGGTCTTTAATATGTTATCGATAATCATGTTTCACATATGTGCTCTTATAGTGCTATTTCATATTTTCAAATCAATTTAAATATCATTTAACCGATTCGCATTTTATATTCCTTATTAATCTGAATCGGACTCAAACGGATACATAGATCATCCAACCAACATACCAATTTGACACCAGTGCCTCATTGGAACATTACAAGTATATAAATTATGCTCATCACTCATCGATATAAATGAAGTAAAAGTGTACCCAGAATCATCGGAACGTCCGAAGTAAAATGTGCCTAGTGCTCATCTGTATAACCGAAGTAACTCGTACTCAATCTAACCCTATGGTATGTTAACTAGATCCGGCTCTGCCCGAACAGTAAATAAGGTACCGATGATCTAATTTCATTTTACAACAAGTTCAcatatcaattcatattcaataccATAATATCATTTCAATTCATTATCACTTCATATATATTTAATATCACTTAGCATGcttcatttcttattcatatcacatatcattatCAATTATATCATGTTATTTTCTACTACATTCAATTCCATCCAATTTTCAATATTCAACATCATTCGATACAAACCAATTCATATGAGGATATGAGCTTACCCCAATAGTAAATAATACAATCAACATATATGGACATATATAATCAATGATCTcaaatcataaaagtacaaattGATAGTTCAACTACTTGCCAATGACTCTCACCTTTCCTTTCTCTCGCAACGGCCTAACATCGTCTTTAGCTACGAatgataattcaataataaaaatattatcagTTTATATTcaattcacatccaaatacatagcctcttatattttatgttttattcaatttagtccctataatcGAGATACACATATTTCTCAATATCTAACAttagataaaaatttgatttcacATTATTTCATTAGGAACTTTACACTTTCTATCTCTAACACAATTTCATGAAAGGTTTTCCATTtattaaatttagtccctaatgttaCAAAGTTATCTAACAAGTTTAATCAACTTtactgtaacacctcaaacctggcctagacgttatggccaaatccgcgatgtcacattgaagtgtaatTCGAAAAACATAATTCTATACTAAAAACCTCGTTGTGATCTTTACGAAAAATTTAGAATAACTTGCTCATTATTAAACTCTAGTTGGTTTAGCACAGTGTTAATTATATTAGATTGTTATTGCATTTTTAAAAAACAATgattgttgcggaagctttttaaaatgTGTTGCAAAAACGTGGAGTTTTAAAatgcatttatctttttgaaaaacaGCGACCTACTCCTAACAGATATGGTTCAAAGTAAATAAatcccaaaatcaaaataaaaactttaaaaggccttattacaaaacaaaacccaaattaaattacttataaattaaaaggaaGCAAAAAACAGTTGGACGGCCACCATCGAATCTCTCGCAgtaccgatccgcctaaggattacctacacagaaaagcagaagggtgagctttagtaaactcagtgtgtaatcctttaACAATAGTCAGTCAAAAGTAGGCAAATACAGTTCGGGCCTAAGCCGTTTCATGTGATCGATGTCGATTAGGGCCATAGCCTATTACAAGATGTCGAATCGGTGtgagccttagcccatttcaagaATAAATGATGTAAATGCAATAAAAAATCCTACCTATCCATCCTTTACACTCTACTCCGTCCagcctacactctatgtggggataaaatcgacccacctatccctacactctaaaATATAGCActagttgcggcactaaacagtggtTGTAGCAGAGCTGCTAgcatagtacacttcctccaaatacaATAAcctaaccccatgcaatatgtcatgtcataatatcatacgtgaatGCAAATCATGTCAGCTCGACTACAGTCATACATATCAAAGGGGTATACCAGTCATTTACCTCAAGGGGTTATAACGGTTATTTCATCAatttggggtctaggtatacttatcgacccaacagtaggtccacagtcatctcggacgacccatgcaaccttaactgTCAAACAGTGATGataggcccaaagcccataatacggcccacatgggcccacatgcccgtatggcctgtaaagcccaaaaatgaccttggccgtgtgaactacacagcctggcccaataatcacTACACGTCCGTGGGCTCCACATAGCCCATTTCGGCCTGACGTGGCCCAGAacgacctaagcccatgaaattgtTCATGGTGGCCTCAACTATCAAACGCCCACATTTTATGCGTTCGGATCatcacacgagcgagcgcacgctcgtGTAATGTCAATAGACATATTTTTCGGTTTTTGCTGACTAACAATTattgcagtgtgattacacacctgatgCGTTTGAAGTGAACCGCATTTCTAATACTCTTGTACCTAAATTAAATCCACATAACACCTAATCAGTAAATTGAATCCTATTTTAAAAAGAATCTAATGAAGTCCCAAATCAATCATACTCTCCTTACCAAAGCAAGCCGCTATCGCACTATTGGCTTCTCGGAGACGTGCCAATACAACCTCAATCACCACCTATAGAAGCCACAACCTTCTTATTAAACCCATATGTGAAACATAATACAGTTTTTACTGCATTTCACTTACCGGCTGATATCCCTTTTTGTAAAAAAACCTAAAACTCTTTATAACAAACTCCAAACCACTTACCACAATGATAGGGCAAAATGTAGATCAGTGATGTAACATCCTAAGAATTGAGAATGGGGATTAGTCTGAAAGAGTAAATAAAAGGAGAAGGGGTAATCGGTactaagaaaaagaaagaaaataatgatGTCCAGAAAAGAGAAATCTGAAAGGGGAACAAAAGAGTACGACAGAGACTCACCTACCAGTATTCGACCAATGAAGAACAATAGAGGGAGAGGGGGAGAAGAATTGTGTGCCCGAACCCAAATGATCAATGAACACTCGCCAAAACCGAAAGCAAAATGGAAAGGGTGAAATGGGGTGTTCAGTCAAGGTAGAAACGTGAAAAGGTTTCACGAAAAGGATCCCAgataaagaaaagaagagaatagTGTTCGACAAAGCTAGGAGGGAGGTGAAGAAGAAATAATTCAACAAGAGGGAACCGATTGGAGAGAAAGAGTGAGTTGCCTATTTGGCACAAGCATATAACAAACAAATGAAAAACCTGAATAGACAAAAGCAAAATTTGACTTctcaaataagggactaaaaAAGCCCGAAAGCAACCTAGAAGCCAAAAATGAGAAGTGAGTATTCAAAAAGTTTACAAACCCGAAAAAGAGTGCCCAACTCACCCTCCAACCGAAATCTTTGAGTGCCACGGTCCAATTTCAGCACACTTCTCCCTCTCCTCTCACATTCCTTATTTTTTTCCTAAAATCCCTCTTAAAATTCGGCTACACAATCCCCACACCCTTCAAACACTCCAACTGCCCACACCTCTATCCAAATCCCCATTTTTCCTCCTACAATTCCTCCATGCCGTCCACTCCCTCTCAACCACTCAATTCAAAGTCCATTCGAACACCTCAATTTCAGTCCACCTCAAACACTTTCATGGCACTTGCAGCAAAATAATATGCTCCTTTTTCACTGCCAAGCCCCGAACCTTAGACCTCAAGTAACACTCCACACGCCTCTACCCCTAGACCAGTAGGGATTTCATGTCATGTTTtacccacaataatttaaaagactACTAACTAAAGGCAATGgtttattctaaaaaaaaaaaaagtttttgcaaatgcccaggcttgaacccaagacttctcaagcacttcccagaacacataacctctgaagcagatacacagttgtgttacACAACATACAGCAAATAAGTACCtatattttggggcgttacatttactatttagtccttatCATGATCTAAGCTTATTAACTATCAAATTcaagcctaattcatcaatttctctATAATGGCAACTTGATAAAAACATAACAATTGAACAAATTAAtatatgggctagctaaatcaagctctcatgatcataaatctataaaaatttctTGAATTTAGCTTTGTTATATTGTAATTTTTTATGGCAGAATGATAGAAATTgaacaaggttttttttttattttctttctcaattttgaTGGCATGGACTAAGTGAGGAAGATGATGTCTTCATCTTCCACTAACTTGggcttttataataatattaattattaattaaacttGATTTATCATACTTAATTCATTATGTCACACCCAAAAAATGATGGATCCAAAAAGACTAGTGAGGTATGCATGTTAACTGTTTTGGCACATTATGGTAGCATAATTCGACACATTGCTGGCTTGCTGGCGAATTAGAGTATTGGTGTATAGTAGCGTTAAAGTTCTGCCTATTGGTGGTATTTAAGGATTTAATTATAGGGTATCTTCAAGTGAAGAAGGAATATGTTCAAGAAAGAGTGCGCTTAAGGAAGAGTACGCCCTAGAGTTTGGGCTGAGCACGAAGAGCCTACCAAATATATGAGAAAGTTGTAAGAGACTCAAATATCTTTAGGATCATGCCATACGCTATTCATCACCGAGGTATAGTACGCTCGGTTTGCATGAGCACTATTCAAGTTAGTTCTTATAACGGGATTAGTTAAGAGTTAATTAGATTTACTTAACCCTCCCCATGACTAGTCAAATAGTAACATATATCTTTGCCAGATTTTCTTTTACCTACCCTTAGATTGGTAGGGAAATCAGGGTGACCAGGAGTATATATAAGGAAAGGGGAAGGGACTTTGGAAATTATTTTCCTTTCTACTCGACGTTCTAGTTCTTCTTTCTAACCTAAATATTCTCTTCTTCTTCACTAAGCTAGAGCTAAGATTTTGTTTAATCATGGGATGATTCAACCTTTTGGTAAGTCTTGCAGCTCATATGTTATGATTGTTGAAGAGTAAGGatgttaaaagttataaaaacaaTAGGGTGTGAAAGGAAGACCCTGCATGAGGGTCATGAGGGTCGCATATAGTTGGAACATTAGTAAACTATTTTTAATGGGgattctaatggaaattccattaTCTTTTAAGTAGTTGTTGCTGTTTGATCGGGAAGGACGATTGGAACAGAAGCTTAGGGCCGAGGTAAAGGTGGGTCTTTAGTGAGTCTTTAGACCCGACTTCTGCatgatattttatgatttttcttATATAGCTGATGTTCTTGTAGATTTACTTGAGAAGATGTTTTATCTATGTGTGTGTATATTTTTTGTAAATGATCTGCAAGTATGTAAATGAAGTATACAATGTGCTGCATGAATATGATGATATAAGCATGCATAAGAAATTATGACTTTGTTATGGGTATGAGTGAAATCTATATAAATGTGTCCATTATGCTAATTGAGTGATGCATGACAAGGATGGTTGGTGATAAGGGCGTTCGGGCAGAGTGTTGGGGAAAAAGTGATATGATAATGGACCTCGCAGTGGTGCTTTGATGACGTTTGGTGAGagaataaacacaaaaaaaagaCTAATATGGTAGATATTTTGAAAGACCATGGCCATGGCACATTTTAGAAATGATGGATGAGCCACATTTATCTACTAGGGTTTCTGCGTGTCCCAAAGGCGATGATGGGCAAACCTCAAGGATGCTGAGTTTAGGTAAATCGATACCGCCAAACATGGCAATTTATATGGTGCCTTGGTGGCGAACCACATAGGGCCTTTGTGGCAAGTTATCTGAAAAGCCTATGTTGCGTATTACTTGGGGAACTTTTGTGGTAAGTTATCTAAAAAGTTATGTGGCGTATTACTTGGGGAGCCTTTGTGGCAAGTTATTTGAAAAGCCTATGTGGCGTATTATTTGGGGAGCCCTTGTGGCAAGTCATTTAGAAAGCATTTATGGCGAATTCTATAACATCTAAGTGACAAGTTGTGAAAGAGTTTGTGACGAGATTTGGGTATGCCTTTAAAGTATTTTCTAAAAGAGTTCTCGGTAATGTACCCAACTGATGAATCTGCCATAATAACCCGCTAAGACAGGGAGCTTAGAACATCAAGAATTATGGGTAGTGTATGTGTTTGCCAAACCTGGGAATTCTTACGCTATGTATCGGTGTCATCTGGGATTTTATTGGATGTTCTAAAATATTGCATTCATCGAAATAAGTGTTTTTTCTAGATCGAGACATTGTAACTGGCCTTTTGACAGCTGCCAAAGCCAGTCTAAGAATCCATATGTATATCATTCTGAGAAATATATCCAACTTCTATCTTCAAATAGATTGTGAAATAGGATCTGCAATAAGGTGTGAAGTCTGTGATTTGCCAATTGAGCAGAATGTGAATAAGAAGGTCAAGTGTAGAGGTTGGCATATAGTTATCCACTAGGAATCGAATAGTATCCACCAAAATCTGAAAGGAAGTTTCAGAATCTTCAAGTTGAGGAATCAAACAATAACCTTTAAATGTAATATTGGTTAAGACTCTCTAAGTTTGTTGAACTTATAAACGTCTATTGGAATGCAGGTTTTTGGAATTGAACCAGTACGTCAGGAGGGAACAAGCTAGGAATGGGCCAAGGTGGCGATTTGAAAAGTAATATTATGCGTACAAAAGGGAACTTTAGGGAATATGGCATATAGTACTCTACGCCATGATTAAGTTTGGTTTAACAAAGATTAAGTCGTAATGTCTTATACTATTTTGAGAATTTGTTGTAATCAATAAACATTTTCTTTAAAATCTTTtgacttaaaaaaataaataagaagAATGTTTAGTATAGTTTTCTCCAGTTGTAAAAGTTTGTTAAATATTTAAGTATTGTGACATCCTGTATCTGAGTCCGATAAATCaggtcgggtatagggtgttacacattaattaagtcatttttaattaTAAACTTCATCTAAGTATCTTCCATCATCATTTCCCACTAACTTTAAAAGaaaaatggtttaataaccattTTTTCCCTTTAGGTAATTGCTATCTAAGTCCCTCAagtattttctaaattaaaactcaatagtgattggacttttacaatctagtccctgagttttaattaactaatttctTGATTAAATTACTTAatcaatatattttcataacaacttcaTAAATCTTTATATTTCATCCTTACATACTCAGTTTATGGAAATAGAGTTCTAAAATCGtattttttgacaccactgaaaattgagttgttacaattcccccttaaaaaatttcgtcctcaaaatttacttgTAAAGAGGTAGGGATACTGAGATCTCATCGTCTCTTCTAGTTCCTAGGTAGCTTCTTTCACACTATAATTGCACCAATTATAAGTGGTGAGATGCTAGTCTGCCTTGTGTGAGATCTAGTTATGCCTGTAAGGCATTATCCGATAGAATTATCGACTGAATAATCAACTGATGAATCTGCCTTAGTGATCTGCTATGACAAGGAACTTGGGGCATTTGGAATGTTGGCGTTGCAAGTGTCCACCAAACTTGGAATTTCTTAAACTCTATATTGAATTCATCTAAGTTTCTATTACTTGAATTAAAATGTTGTATTCTTCTAAGTAAGTATGTTTTTCTAGACTAATTTGAAGATATGACGTAACTGGTGTTCTGATAATCTCTGGGTACTGAAAAGGAATCTTTCAAAAGTAGTATCCGCTAAGTTCTTGTTTGAGAAGTGTATCCAACTACTACCtgtaaagaaattgtgtaatagGATACTGGGTATAATGTAAAGTTTGAGATCTATTAGTTTAGTGAAATGGATAAAAGATGGTTAAGTGTAGATATTGGTGTATGGTTATCCGCCAACAAAGAGCTAGAAAAGTA
This is a stretch of genomic DNA from Gossypium arboreum isolate Shixiya-1 chromosome 11, ASM2569848v2, whole genome shotgun sequence. It encodes these proteins:
- the LOC108467579 gene encoding uncharacterized protein LOC108467579 isoform X2; its protein translation is MAPPTPRLVVSVDLKKKPWEQALPLHNRWHPEIPPVAHVKVSEVFRVEMVDWTGSVIKDDDSAADVKFIDLSTVHYLSGPIRVVDKNETPAMPGDLLAVEICNLGPLPGDEWGYTATFDRENGGGFLTDHFPCATKAIWYFEGIYAYSPHIPGVRFPGLTHPGIIGTAPSMELLNIWNEREREVEENGDKSLKLCEVLHSRPLANLPSTKGCHLGKIKKGTAEWEKIAKEAARTIPGRENGGNCDIKNLSRGSKIYLPVFVEGANLSTGDMHFSQGDGEVSFCGAIEMSGFLELKCEIIRGGMKEYLTPMGPTPLHVNPIFEIGPVEPRFSEWLVFEGISVDESGRQHFLDASVAYKRAVLNAIDYLSKFGYSKEQVYLLLSCCPCEGRISGIVDAPNAVATLAIPTAIFDQDIRPKAGKVPIGPRLVRKPDVLRCSYDGNLPTTKNPAASM
- the LOC108467579 gene encoding uncharacterized protein LOC108467579 isoform X1 gives rise to the protein MAHYGAKVVVPIDLKKKPWEQKHPLHNRWHPDIPVVAEVKDGEVFRVEMVDFSGAGITSDYSAEDVKHADQSIVHYLSGPIRVVDKNETPAMPGDLLAVEICNLGPLPGDEWGYTATFDRENGGGFLTDHFPCATKAIWYFEGIYAYSPHIPGVRFPGLTHPGIIGTAPSMELLNIWNEREREVEENGDKSLKLCEVLHSRPLANLPSTKGCHLGKIKKGTAEWEKIAKEAARTIPGRENGGNCDIKNLSRGSKIYLPVFVEGANLSTGDMHFSQGDGEVSFCGAIEMSGFLELKCEIIRGGMKEYLTPMGPTPLHVNPIFEIGPVEPRFSEWLVFEGISVDESGRQHFLDASVAYKRAVLNAIDYLSKFGYSKEQVYLLLSCCPCEGRISGIVDAPNAVATLAIPTAIFDQDIRPKAGKVPIGPRLVRKPDVLRCSYDGNLPTTKNPAASM